From a single Pseudophryne corroboree isolate aPseCor3 chromosome 6, aPseCor3.hap2, whole genome shotgun sequence genomic region:
- the BHLHE41 gene encoding class E basic helix-loop-helix protein 41 produces MDEGIHTLQERQLLEHRDFLGMDYPSLYLCKPKRGFKRDDSKETYKLPHRLIEKKRRDRINECIAQLKDLLPEHLKLTTLGHLEKAVVLELTLKHLKGLTSLTEQQHQKIMSLQNGERSMKSPIQSDLDAFHSGFQTCAKEVLQYLSRFESWTSRDQRCTQLLNHLHTVSSQIPPSSQLLLQQVPGGKSSSQSPSRGVQKVENQTNCVPVIQRTQNLELSENDTDTDSGYGGEGEKTETTVQGHSNGGAKGQGANSVMVKQEPLEEPSPKRFKPDSSGVVSPAGGAEPVARPDANLLNTLMGFGSSAFSQQAPFCFPFYFISPSAAAAAAAYMPFLDKGGLEKYLYPSAASAPIPFIYPGLPAQAASTFSCLSSMLSPEKMASCSSALLPELSSSPFQAGPPTLTSLDRSLDEDLRQPLQDLLQPPKEN; encoded by the exons ATGGACGAAGGGATCCACACTTTGCAGGAGAGGCAGTTACTGGAGCACAGGGATTTTCTAGG AATGGATTACCCCTCCTTATACCTGTGCAAGCCCAAGAGGGGTTTCAAGAGAGATGACAGCAAG GAGACCTACAAACTGCCTCACCGCCTGATCGAGAAGAAGAGGAGAGACCGGATAAATGAGTGCATCGCCCAGCTCAAAGACCTGCTGCCGGAGCATCTCAAACTCACG ACGCTGGGGCACTTGGAGAAAGCCGTCGTGCTGGAGTTAACTTTGAAACACTTGAAAGGTTTAACGTCTCTGACGGAGCAACAGCACCAGAAGATCATGTCGTTGCAGAACG GGGAGCGCTCCATGAAATCGCCCATCCAGTCGGACCTGGATGCTTTCCACTCCGGGTTCCAGACGTGTGCCAAAGAAGTCCTGCAGTACCTGTCCCGGTTTGAGAGCTGGACATCCCGGGAccaaaggtgcacccagctcctcaaTCACCTGCACACGGTTTCCAGCCAGATCCCACCAAGCTCTCAGCTTCTGTTACAGCAGGTCCCTGGTGGCAAGTCATCTTCTCAGTCTCCAAGTCGGGGAGTGCAGAAGGTGGAGAACCAAACGAACTGCGTGCCCGTCATCCAGAGGACGCAAAACCTGGAACTAAGTGAGAATGACACCGACACCGACAGTGGTTATGGCGGTGAGGGAGAAAAGACAGAGACCACGGTACAGGGTCACAGTAATGGTGGCGCCAAGGGCCAaggggccaacagtgtgatggtcaagCAGGAACCGCTGGAGGAACCGTCACCAAAAAGGTTTAAGCCGGACAGTTCGGGAGTGGTGAGCCCTGCCGGTGGTGCTGAGCCGGTCGCCCGGCCTGATGCCAATCTACTTAACACTTTGATGGGCTTTGGAAGTTCTGCTTTCAGCCAACAAGCACCTTTCTGTTTCCCGTTCTACTTCATATCCCCCTCGGCGGCAGCCGCTGCCGCAGCTTATATGCCTTTCTTAGACAAGGGTGGTTTGGAAAAGTACCTGTACCCGTCAGCAGCATCTGCCCCCATTCCATTTATCTACCCGGGGTTACCTGCTCAGGCAGCAAGCACGTTCTCCTGCCTCTCCTCCATGTTGTCCCCCGAGAAGATGGCTAGTTGCTCCTCTGCCCTGCTCCCTGAGCTCTCCTCATCACCCTTCCAGGCTGGTCCACCCACGTTGACCTCTCTGGACCGGAGTCTGGATGAGGACCTGCGGCAGCCTTTACAAGACCTCCTGCAGCCTCCCAAGGAAAACTGA